The Sporomusaceae bacterium FL31 sequence GCAGATCTTTCGTAATCAATGTAAATTTTTGACCAGCAACCAATTGCTCTTTACCTTGGGCAAATTTACCCAGACGCATTTCCGGACCTTTGGTATCCAGCATTAGCGCTACCGGTTTATTAAGCCTATCCGAGACTTCCCGCACCAGCTTGATCCGGTTGCCTTGCTCCTCGTGCGAACCATGCGAAAAGTTAAATCTGGCAACATTCATGCCAATTTGGAGCATTTGCTCTAAGATTTCTGCATGATCAGTACTAGGTCCCATTGTACAAACAATTTTAGTTTTCTTCATCATTGTTCAACACCTACTTTATGCTTATTTTTTGTTTTTATGTAATATTTGCTCCAGAGATATAGCCGCTCTTCTCCCCAGTAAATTTCAGTTAGAAGAGCGGCTATGCTCATACGATCAAATGTTATAGGCCTTACGCAGCAAGGAAACAGGGTGAACGGTTTTTACCCCGGCTCCGTGCATAATTTGCAGACGGCAGGTACCACAATCACAGACTACGGTATCTACCCCAGCTTGGTTAATGGTATCAAATAGTTTTTTACCAACCGACATTGAAATATCATATTTATCCGCTTTGAAGCCATAGTTTCCCGATATGCCGCAGCAGCCGGCATCAGCATTGTTAACTTGTAAGCCGGGAATTGATGCTAAAACCTCCAAGGCTGGCAGCCCCATTCCCTGTGCCCGCAAATGGCAAGGAGCATGGTACAGGTATTGGGCATCGATTGGACTGAACTCAGTATTTAAACGGCCTTCATCAGCCAAGAGGGTTAAAAATTCCATCGAGTCAAACATGTGCTTGGCATTGGTCTTAACAGCTTCGAGACCGAACAGTTCCTGATATTCTTGTTTAAGCATTAAGCCACAGCTGGTGCAGCAGGTAATGACCGGATATCCCTGCTCAATCCACTGAGTCATGCGCTGGGTATTTTTTTCAGCATTGTCGCGGGCCTCATCCAGATAACCGTTGACCACCAGCGGTGAGCCGCAGCAAACAAACTCTTCATCCACCAGTACTTCAATCTTATTTTGCTGCATGACAGCCACAAAATCAAGGCCGACCTGCGGATCATTATAATTGATAAAACAGCCAGGGAAAAACACGACCTTATCAGGATAGCTCTGCTGCTTCAGTTTTTTAAACTGTTTAATAAAGGAGCTGCTGGCATAGGCAGGCAGCGGTGCCTTGCTGGAAATGCCGACTAAATCCAATAAACCCAGCTTACGGCCAATGTTCATTCCTAAATTGGTCATCGCCGACATACCAGGAATGCTTTCACCGATTTTGGCCATTTGCTCTCCATGGGACAAAATATGATCCCGCAGGCTTTGTTTTTTCTTCTGATACTGCTTGGCACGAGCCAGCATATTTAATGTTGAAACCGGCACTCCGAAGGGGCAGGAGATGTCACAGTTTTTGCAATTAGAACAATAATCGAGTGAAGGTTCATCATCATCATGCGACAAGCGCATTCTTTCGAGTGCCGGACCAACCATTTTGGGGCCGCGAAACTTTCTGGTTGCCGCTGTTACCGGACATTGCGCTATACAACTGGTACAGGCTGTACAGCGATCAGGATTAATCAGATGTTTACTCATATTTTTCGCCTCTCCCTTAACATGAAATGGCGGCTTTATAGGCTGAAGCAAGCGCCACGCCATTACCAGACTTTTCGAAACAGAAATCGTAGCCACCCAAGCTGCGGCCAGCAATATGAACATTGTTAAGTACGATATTGCCATCAGCAGCTAATGGCCGCATGGCTTCATCGACCTGGATTCCCAGTTGAGCAAAGGTTTGCTTCTCATTAGAGAACAATTGTGCATTCGCCCAATCTTCTTGTTCGGCAGGGGCAGCTACTGGCAAGTCAAAGATGGGTTCAATAATCTTTCCTGGCTGAGCCTGCAGACCACCGCCATAGAATCCGCCATTTGCCACAATGTAAGACTTAGCTTGATAAGTGCGCTGGCGATCAAAGTTTTCGGTCATAACAGCCAAACAGCGCCCTTGTTCGATTAAGGACCCTGAAACCAGCGCTTTTTCCACAATGATTACGCCTTGCTTTTTCAAGTAGTTGAGCAGCATGGTGCGCAATCTTAGACCCGTCACTGCCGGCGGTAAAGCGGCTGTTTCCACAAAACGGCAGCTAAGCTCTTCTTCCAGCTTGGTGACCAGTGAGTAATCAGGCAATGTCCCTAGCACTGGCGGAATGAGGATGGCGCTGCCAGGCTTTACTTTTCGTTTTAATTGTTTGAGAAAACTCTCCTGTCCTTCCGGAGTATCCAGCCATCTGGCAATATCTAAAGAAGAAACGTCACGACCTTCAGCAAAATTTAGACTGCACAGTTCGGGTGTGAAGACCTTATAGTGACCATAATACTGCTGCAAGTTCCTGGCCACTAGCTGAGGATAAAAATCTTTGAGATAATCAAACCCGACCACATAAACGCTGTCTGTCTGCTCCAGAGCAGCAGGGTTCATGGTTTTTGGCAGCAAACAGGTAGGTTTTAGTGTGCCGGCTGCAGTAGGCAGCCACTGCATTTGGTCAATACTGCCCACATATTCATACTCCTCTTGGATCGAGATGTCCTGAAAAAACTTCAGCGCCGCCTCAATAGCCGGAGTCCCAATTTTATGATAAGGATGTTCTGACGGTAATTCAGCCAAACCAGCTGCCGGGCTGGCTAGGGGTTTGGCATCATTGCCATAGCCTAAAACATCAATAATTCCGCCGCCAATATTCAGTGCTCCAGCACCATAGGCCAGTACCCGCACTTTGCGTCCCTTACCAGCCGCGACAGCAGCAGCAAACAAGCCACTCAAGCCGCCGCCAACAACGATCACGTCATTATTTTTCATTTTTCATCGCCCCATTTATATTTAAAGTCGCGTCATAAATGCCGCGCGTCAATTCGGCTTCCCGAATGACATTCCCCCATAAAACCGGGCGGATACCATTCCAGCGTGCCTGTAAAAACTCTTTAAATAACCCGTTTGTATCCTGTCCCCAGGATAATCCGTTGGCGTCAACAGCTCCGACACTGCGGTAGGTGCAAAACGCGCCTTGACAAGTCCCCATACCCATCCGCGTTTTCCGGCGAACATCACTGAGCATATGGCTGGTGGTGTCGGCTGCAGCCTCTTCTACCTCAGCTAAGGTGACATTCTCACATTCACACAGCAGCTGGCTTTTTTCCGGTTTCTCCTGCATCCGTTTAACCACTCGCTCCAACCCGTCTGCGCCCAAGCGCGATGCTGCCAGCTTGGTGCCATAGGATGGAAAATACAGCTTGGCTTTAGCCAGGAGCTCAGCCGATGGATCAGGCACAATATCCTCGCTTGCCGTACGGCAAGGTTCTTTTACATTGAGATAATGACAAACAAGGTCGGTAACTTTTTCAGCCATTAACCGGTAAGTAGTAAATTTACCGCCGACAATACTGACAAACCCTTTAAGCCCGTCAGCCGCATGATCGAGAATAACAAAATTACGCGATGCACCTCTGCCTTTTGCATTGGGATCGGCGCTATACAGCGGGCGGGTACCAGTGAAAGCCCGAAGTATACGATAGTCACGAATATCTTCAAACAACGCCTCACCAATATCCAGCAGTTTGACGATTTCGGCAGCGGATGGAATATTGTCATCCGGACGGGTAGCCGCCGAGGATGTTGTTCCCAAAATGGTAATCGACCCATGCGGTACGAAAATGTCACCATCAGCGGCCGGACGCAGTCTGTTGATAACCCGGCTGCTAATGCGATGGTTAAATGCAATCAGTGTTCCCCGGTCAGGCTGCACATTAACAGCAATTCCAGCTTTCTCTGCGATTTGTCCAGCCCATGATCCGGCTGCACTGACCACAAAATCACATTGGATACTGCTCGTTTCTCCATTCAGCGTATTGCGAACAGTAATGCCGACAACCTGGCCATTGGTGCTCTCAATGCCCGTTACCTCCGTGTAGGTCAAAATACGTCCACCATACTTTCGTGCTGAAGCGGCGTTTTGCCACACCATTCTAAAACCGTCAATGGCTGCATCAGGAATTCGGTAAACTGACTTGATTTTAGTGCTTAAGTTCGGCTCCAGCCGCAGCGCTTCTTCTACTGATAGCGGTGTCACCGGAATGCCAACTTTCAAACAGGATTCAACCCATTTAATTTCAAAATCCTCACTATCTTGCTCGGTGCGAACAAAGAAGCCCTCAGTTGCTTCAACACAGTGCCGGCCAATTTTGCGCAGAATAGTATTTTCCTCAATACATTCTTTACCGGCTTCAGCATCCTTTACGGCATACCGGCCACCGCTGTGCAGCAGTCCGTGATAGCGCGAACTAGTACCATATGCCAAGTCGCGCTGCTCAATTAAGATAGCGTCAACCCCTCTCATGCATAAATCGCGAAGAATTCCTACCCCTGTCGCTCCTCCGCCAATAACCACCACTGTCGTCTTTTGCATGACCACATTCTCCTTTGCAAAATAATAAAGCAGCCCTAAGCACACTAGCTTGGCATAGCCATCTAGTGAACACAATAGGACTGCTCCTCATCTCTAAGCCCTTATATCCATTTAATCAAGTATTGCGTGGGAAAAACCGTTTAACCGCAAAGTACGCAAAGTACTCAAAGGATTTCGCGCGATAATCATCGCGCAGTCTTTAGCGTTCCCTTTGCGTACATGGAGTCCTTTGGGGTTCAATCCGTCATCCCCAATGCCATAAAAAAACAATCCGAGTAAGACATGCTGTAAGCGTGCCTAAGTTCGGATTGTCAATGTCTCTATCCGCAATATTTGATTATCTTTTCCTGTCACTTTTTATCATAACACATTTTGAGTAAAAAGCAATACTATTTGAAAATTCACACATATTAACTTTTTATTCATCCTACGCCGACAAATCATGAAATATGCGTCTTACCACAAATTCTCCTCCAAAAGACTATTTTTTGTTACGCTCTTATTGGCTTAATTTAGCGGCTCTTCTCACCACATCGTAGTTTTTGTCATCACTCTCAACAAAGCCATTGATATGAGTTTTCTTCATAAACACTGCATACTGACTGTCTCTGTCGGTAATCTCTTTAAACGCTTTAGCTAATTCCTGAATACAGCCCAGCTCCAGTCCTTCTCGTCCAGCAATGACATCTTTGGGGATAAGGTCAGTTTTTGCTATAATACTCAGTTTGTCAACCGCAATCCCTTTGGCTTTCGCTCCATCCATGGCCTCAGAATAGGTAGCTCCAGCATCAATCGACCCATCCAGCACTCCGGCAATTACCCGGTCATGACTGCCCAAAAACATGGTTTCTGCGAAGAAATGATCGGGATTTTTCCCCTTTTCGATTAGCAGTGCTTTAGGATACACATACCCTGAAGCCGACTGGGGATCAACAAAACCAAACTTAGTTCCCTGTAAGTGCTCAAGCTGGCTGATTTTAGAATTAGCACGGGTGATAATATATCCCTGATAGGCTGTGGCATTATTGACAATGGGAGTAACAATTGGAACAATATTTCCCTTATTTTTAGCCGATACATAGGCAAACGGAGAAAACCAGCCGATGTCCACCATTCCATTCAGCAAAGCTCGCCCTAAGGCATCATAATCTGAAACAATCACTACCCTGGCCTGCATACCCATTTTGCGGGCCGCAGCTTCCAGGATGGGTACATACGCTTCTTTGATAACTTGTGGTGCCACAAAGGGATTCACACCAAAGATCAATTCATCGGCTTTCTTGTATTGGACAGCCGCCTCCTGCAGATTGTCAGCAGTGAGTGCCATATTTTTGGCGTGCTGATAAATCTCAGCAATGCTCTTTTCCTGATGTCCCACACTTTGCATGGCATCTTGCGTACTGCCGGCGATTTCCACAGTGGCCGAACCAATGGTTTCAATGACTTGAGCCATTTGCTCGGTGGTCAAACGCTGATCATTGGACAGCTGGCATAAATGAACAACCGTTTGCTCAATCCGATTGAAATTACCGATAATCTCCTGCATAGTATCAGCAGCACTGCGCGCCAACGTTTCCACTCCGGTCAGCCGTTTATTGCCAGACTGCATGGTTTGGGCAGCGCCTTTGGTTTTAATGGTAATCTCCCGGACAATGTCTTCGACTTCACCAGTAATGATTTCACTCTCATTTGCCAGCTTTCTCACTTCATCCGCTACCACGGCAAAACCACGGCCGCTTTCTCCGGCTCTGGCTGCCTCGATTGCAGCATTTAAGGCCAACAGATTGGTTTGACTGGCAATTCCGCGGATTTTGCTAACAAAATCATTGATTTTTTCTGAAGCCTGATTCAATTCCTCAATATCTTTGGCTGAATCATGAACAATTTTGGCTACAGTCAGCAAGGTATTGCTGACTTCCACAATCTGCGCCTGCTGTTTAGTCGCCAATGCCGCTGATTCCTGACATTGGGTGAGGCTTTGCTGTGAAGCAGTAAACACAGTGGAGGCTGTGGAGGCAATATCTTGAACCCCGGCTGCCGTCTCTTGTACACTGCTGGCATTGGTCTCACTCTGGCGGCTAATATCCAAGGACAGGCTTCCCAGCCTTTTTACTGCTGATTTGTTCTGATCCACCACCCACACCAATTGCTGTGACACAAAAGCCAAAGACTCAGCCATGCCGAACAAATCAATATCCTTTGGTTTAAAGCTTGAGCTTTCAGCCTCTGCTACAGCTGCTGCCTGATCGGTGCCGGCAGTCTGATAAACCCTGTAAGTAGTAAAAATAATGCCGATCAATAACCCACAGACCACCGTCAGCCAAAAACTTCCTGTTTTCTCATACAGCCAGATAACCACCGCACTGACCCCTGTAATTACAGCTACCTGCAAACAAAATGACTGCTTTGTCATCATACTGCCTCCTTGTTTAATCTTGGTCTACATACCTACAGCAGCCTTCATGAAAAAAAGCCCGAACTACACCTTGCTAATTTTCAAGATGTAATTGCGGACTCTCTATGACTCTAATCCTGTCGGTATTTAATTGGCAGAAATTCAAGATAATTCCTTAATTGACTCTAATTGTATTAATTATTCGAAAATTCGAAAAATCCTGCTGTTTTTCAGAAAAAAACAGCTATTTGTCTTTTAATTGTGTATGCTGACCAAAACACAAAAGGCTCAGGTCACTGACCTGAGCCCTCTTAGTTAAGGTATTATTTTAGGTTATAGAATACTTTGCGGCCAAAATACTGAGCCGTTGCACCCAGTTCTTCTTCAATCCGCAGCAATTGATTGTATTTGGCAATACGATCCGTACGCGCTGGCGCACCTGTTTTAATTTGACCAGCATTCACAGCTACCGCAATATCGGCAATTGTGGAATCTTCGGTTTCACCGGAACGGTGAGAAACAACGCAAGTGTAGCCGGCACGTTTCGCCATTTCCATAGTGTCAAAAGTCTCAGTTAAAGTACCAATTTGGTTCACTTTAACCAGGATGGAGTTGGCAACCTTGGCCTCAATCCCACGACTTAAGCGCTCAGTATTGGTTACGAATAAATCATCGCCAACCAGTTGAATTTTTCCGCCCAGACGCTCGGTAATTAATGCCCAGCCTTCCCAATCGTCTTCAGCCATACCATCTTCAATTGAGATAATTGGATATTTCTCAACCAAATCAGCATAGAAATCGACTAATTCAGCGGCTGTTTTTACCAAGCCTTCGCCTTCAAGATGATATTTATTGTCTTTAAACATTTCCGAGGAAGCAACATCCAGGGCTAAAGCAATCTGCTCGCCTGGTTTGTAACCAGCTTTATTGATGGCTTCCATGATCACTTCCAACGCTTGTTCATTAGAAGTCAGGTTTGGCGCAAAGCCACCCTCATCACCAATCGAAGTACTCAAGCCACGACCTTTTAAGACGCTTTTCAAACTATGATAGACCTCAGCACCCATCCGCAGTGCTTCAGCAAAGCTGGTGGCACCCACTGGCATCACCATAAATTCCTGAATGTCCACATTGTTGTCTGCATGCTGACCACCATTTAGAATGTTCATCATCGGCACAGGCAATTGTTTAGAATTAAAGCCGCCCAAATATTGATACAGCGTCATTCCCAAAGAAGCTGCCGCTGCTTTCGCCACTGCCATGGAAACACCTAAAATAGCATTGGCACCTAATTTATTTTTATTGGCAGTGCCGTCAAGCTCAAGCATGGTTTGGTCAATGCCAACCTGATCCAGTGCATCAAAGCCAATAAGCTCTGGCGCAATAATGCTATTCACGTTTTCTACCGCTTTGAGCACGCCTTTGCCTAAATAACGGCCTTTGTCGCCATCACGTAATTCAACTGCCTCGAAAATACCAGTGGAAGCGCCGGATGGTACAGCAGCACGGCCAAGACTGCCGTCTTCGAGAACGACATCAACCTCAACAGTAGGGTTACCGCGGGAATCCATAATCTCACGAGCAAAAACATCAGTAATGATTGTCATGTTAAAAACCTCCTGAATTAAAATATGTGAAAACTATTGATTGGCTTTTTCAATAAGGCTGGTACCCGTCATTTCGGCTGGAACCGTCATTCCAGCCAACTCAAGAATAGTCGGTGCAATATCGGCTAAAATCCCCGGGCGCAGATGGTCCGAGCGATGGTGTTCGGATACCATGATAAAGGGCACCACATTGGTAGTATGGGCTGTAAATGGTTCACCAGTAACTGGATCGACCATAATTTCAGCATTGCCATGATCAGCCGTAATGCAGGTAATTCCCCCAACATTACGCATAGCATCCACCAAGCGGCCGACGCAGGTATCCACAACACCGACTGCCTCAACGGCCGCCGGGAACACTCCGGTATGTCCCACCATATCACAATTGGCGTAGTTTAATATAATCAAATCATACTGGCCTGCTTTAATCTCTTGAATGACTTTGTCTGTCACTTCAACAGCACTCATCGACGGCTTTAAATCATAGGTAGCCACCTTAGGTGATGAAATCAAGATGCGTTCTTCACCAACAGACGGTTTTTCCTCGCCGCCATTAAAGAAGAAAGTGACATGCGCATACTTTTCGGTCTCCGCAATGCGCAGCTGCTTTAACCCGGCCTGAGCAAAAACCTCACCCAACGTATTTTTAAGGTACTGAGGTTTATAGGCTACTTGCACAGGCAGCGTCTCATCATATTGCGTCATGGTCGCAAAATGCAGTGGAATAAAGCCGTTTGTCCGTTCAAACCCGCTAAAATCCTGATCAACGAAAGCACGGGTCAACTGCCGCGCCCGGTCTGGCCTAAAGTTAAAGAATATAACCCCATCGCTGGCCTTGATTCCGCAATCCCCGCAGCCGTCAATCACAGTAGGCAGCACGAATTCATCCGTTTGCCCCTGCTCATAAGCCTGCTCAATGGCCTGAATTCCCGAAGGAGCATGCTCACCAGTACGGTAGACCAGTGCCGCATAGGCTTTTTCCAGGCGCTCCCAGCGTTTATCACGATCCATGGCGTAATAGCGGCCGGCAATGGTTGCAATGCGGCCAATACCGATTTCAGCAATTTTAGCTTCCAACTCTTCCACAAAGCTTTTTGCACTGGATGGCGGAACATCGCGGCCATCTAGGAAGGCATGCACATAAACCCGGCTTAGTCCAGAACGTTTTGCCAACTCCAGCAGGGCATACAAATGCTGGCTGTGACTATGTACGCCACCATCTGAGAGCAAGCCCATCAGATGCAAAGCTCCGCTCGCTGCTTTTGTTTTATTGATAATATCAACCAGTACTGGATTGGTAAAGAAATCACCGTCCCGCACAGCTTTCGAAATCCGGGTCAATTCCTGATAAACAACCCGTCCGGCACCAATATTGAGATGACCCACTTCGGAATTGCCCATCTGTCCATCCGGTAAACCTACCGCTTCACCCGAACAAGTCAGTGTTGTTGTTGGATACATTTCAGCAAACAACGTCATATGAGGAGTGCGTGCCTTCGCAATAGCATTATGAGGATCAGTAACACTGCCGATTCCCCAGCCATCTAAAATTGCTAACGCTATAGGGGTTTTTAATTTTGCCATTTATTTAACCACCCGGCTCTAAAATTTAACAATCTTGCTAAATCCGACAGCATCTAAAGCGGCGCCGCCAACTAAGGCACCGTCAATATCACTTTTGGCCATTAATTCAGCAATATTATCGGCTTTCACACTGCCGCCATACTGAATTCTTACTTTATCGGCACTATCTTGGCCAAATAATTTGGCCACTGTTATCCGGATAAAGCGGCATACGGCATTGGCATCATCAGCCGAAGCCGTCCGTCCAGTGCCAATAGCCCAGATTGGTTCGTAAGCAATAACCATGGATGCAACCTGTTCAGCACTCAAACCAGCCAAGCCAGCACGTACCTGATCACAAACTACAGCTTCAGTAGTCCCTGACTCCCGTTGTTCCAAGGTTTCACCCACGCAGAAAATTGGGGTGATTTCATTGGCAAAAGCAGCCTTGAGTTTGTGATTGACGGTCTGATCGGTTTCTGCGAAATATTGACGGCGTTCGGAATGTCCAATAATGACATACTGGCAGCCGACATCTTTGAGCATGCCTGGCGAGATTTCACCCGTAAAGGCGCCTTGCTTTTCCCAGTGCATATTTTGGGCGCCAAGCTTAATATTGGTGCCGGATAAGGCCTCACGTACGACAAACAAGGACGTAAACGTTGGGCAGACCACAATGTCAACGTCTTTGGCATCAGCCGTTAATTTACCAAGTTCCTGAGCTAATGCTACCGCCTCAGTAACGGTTTTATGCATCTTCCAGTTGCCTGCAAGAATGGGTTTACGCATAAAATCTCCCCCTATTTACTGGCTAGCGCTGCAATTCCGGGCAGCACTTTGCCTTCAAGAAATTCCAGTGAAGCTCCGCCACCGGTCGAAATATGGCTGATTTTAGCCGACAAGCCAGTCTTTTCCAAAGCTGCGATCGAATCGCCGCCACCCACAATACTGGTAGCCGACGAATCAGCGACTGCTTTGGCAACAGCTTCAGTACCTTTGGCAAAGGCATCAATTTCAAATACCCCCATGGGGCCATTCCAAACCACAGTCTTGGCATCGGTCAAAGCAGCAGCATACTTAGCAGCCGTGTCTGGGCCAATATCAAGCGCCATCCACTCTTCGTCAATGGCATCAATGCCTACTGTTTTATAAGCAGCATCAGGAGCAAATTTATCAGCAATGACCACATCGGTTGGCAGCAGCAAGTTGACCCCTTTGGCCTGAGCCTTGGCAATCAACTCACGGGCCAATTCCAACTTGTCAGCTTCCACCAAGGATTTTCCGGTCTTGTACCCTTGGGCAGCAATAAAGGTATTGGCCATACCACCGCCAATAATCAGAGTATCTACTTTACTGAGCAGGTTGTCAATGACGCCAATTTTATCAGAAACTTTAGCCCCGCCAATGATGGCTACAAATGGACGGGTCGGATTGGTTACAGCCTGACCCAGGAAAGTAATTTCCTTTTCCATGAGCAAACCCGCGATGGCCGGGATAAATTTGGTAATGCCTTCAACTGAAGCATGCGCCCGGTGAGATACACCAAAGGCATCATTGACAGCAATATCTGCTAAACCAGCAAGCTCGCTGGAGAACTTCGGATCATTCTTCTCTTCCTCTTTGTAGAAGCGCAGATTCTCTAGCAGCAACACTTCACCAGGCTTCAAACTTTGAGCCATCACAGTGCTCACCGGTCCGATGCAATCTGGCGCAAATTTCACTTCCTTGCCAAGCAAAGCGGCTAATCTCTTAGCCACAGGGGCCAGTGAAAACTCAGCTACCGGCTGGCCTTTCGGACGGCCAAGATGACTGCCGATCACAATAGAAGCATGATTATCTAACAGATATTTCAAGGTAGGCAGTGTAGCCTGAATTCTGGCATCATTCGTAATATTACCGGCTTTATCCATAGGTACATTATAATCAACCCGGATAAAGACTCTCTTACCACTGACCGAAACATCACGCAAACTTTTTTTATCCATACGAATACCTCCAAAGAGGGCCACAACAGTGACCCTCTAATTGTTTCAAGCCTGATTTTTATAGACCTTTTTTAGCAAGAAAGCCGATTAGGTCAACAACCCGGTTGGAATAGCCCCACTCGTTATCATACCAGGAAACTACTTTGACCATGTTGCCTTCAATAACCATAGTGGAAAGCGCATCAATGATCGAGGAGTTCGGGTTGCCATTGAAGTCTTTGGATACCAGCGGCTCTTCAGTATAAGCCAGAATGCCTTTCAATTCACCTTCAGCAGCAGCTTTCAGTGCTGCATTAATTTCTTCCGCAGTAGCGGATTTTTCAAGTTCAGCGACTAAATCAACAACCGATACATTTGGAGTAGGTACACGCATTGCAAAGCCGTTCAGCTTGCCTTTTAGTTCAGGCAATACCAAGGCAACTGCTTTTGCAGCACCAGTCGTGGTTGGAATAATGGACATGCCGGCAGCACGGGCACGACGTAAATCTTTATGTGGCAGATCCAGAATTTGCTGATCATTGGTGTAAGCATGAACAGTGGTCATCAAACCGCGTTTGATACCAAATTTTTCATGCAGCACTTTAGCAAATGGAGCCAAGCAGTTTGTTGTGCAAGATGCGTTGGAAATAACATGATGACTGGCAGCCTCATATTTGTCTTCATTAACACCCATAACAATGGTAATATCTTCATTTTTAGCGGGTGCGGAAATGATCACTTTTTTAGCGCCTGCTTCAAGATGAGCTGCAGCTTTTTCACGATCAGTAAAGCGTCCTGTTGATTCCACAACCACTTCTACGCCGAGATCTTTCCAAGGAAGTTTTGCTGGTTCACGCTCAGCCAATACCTGTACGGCTTTGCCATTGACGATGATGTTGCTGCCATCTACTGAAACTTCAGCATCAAGAATACCGTGAATGGAATCGTATTTTAATAGATGAGCCAATGTTTTGGCATCAGTTAAGTCATTTACTGCTACAATGTCGACAGCCGGATTGTTTAGTGCCGCACGAAATACGTTACGACCAATACGTCCAAAACCGTTAATCCCTACTTTAGTTGCCATAATAAAAATTCCTCCTAAAATTTTGAATTGCCCTGGCGTTTGCCATGAGCTATATAATTGACTGAATGGCTCTGGCGGCAGCCTCATCAATAATAAGCACATCCTGGCTGCCTGCCCTGGTTACTGCCACGATAGCCTCAGCCTTCTTTTGACCTCCAGCCACCGCGATAACTTTTCCAACTCCTGCCAGATCATCCAGACGAAAACCAACACTATTGGTTGTATAAATACACTTGCCATCGAACGAGAAATAATGACCAAGCGCTTCACCCACACAATGGGTAGCAATATAGCTGATCACATCGGCTTCATGGCTGCGCCGCATCGACATGGTACTGGCTTCACCAATCCCATGAATTAAAATATCAGCATGTTTAATCATATCGGCGACTTCAGCAACATTCGGATCACTGGCTCGCACTGCTTCCAGCGCTTCTTCACTCATACCATCAGGAATATGCAAGAGCCGGTAACGCCCGCCTAATTTAGCAGCCATAACCGCGGCAATGATGTTGGCCTGATATTCCACTTGTTCACCCAGTCCCCCGCGGGCTGGCACTACCGTAACAGTTGGCAATGCACTGCTGACCGTTTCAGCTAAGGTAGCCATGGTGGAACCGCCGCTCACGGCAATGATCATGTTATCTTTTAAATATTCTGATAATATACTGGTTGCCGTTCGCCCTAATT is a genomic window containing:
- the tpiA gene encoding triosephosphate isomerase, with the protein product MRKPILAGNWKMHKTVTEAVALAQELGKLTADAKDVDIVVCPTFTSLFVVREALSGTNIKLGAQNMHWEKQGAFTGEISPGMLKDVGCQYVIIGHSERRQYFAETDQTVNHKLKAAFANEITPIFCVGETLEQRESGTTEAVVCDQVRAGLAGLSAEQVASMVIAYEPIWAIGTGRTASADDANAVCRFIRITVAKLFGQDSADKVRIQYGGSVKADNIAELMAKSDIDGALVGGAALDAVGFSKIVKF
- the gpmI gene encoding 2,3-bisphosphoglycerate-independent phosphoglycerate mutase, producing MAKLKTPIALAILDGWGIGSVTDPHNAIAKARTPHMTLFAEMYPTTTLTCSGEAVGLPDGQMGNSEVGHLNIGAGRVVYQELTRISKAVRDGDFFTNPVLVDIINKTKAASGALHLMGLLSDGGVHSHSQHLYALLELAKRSGLSRVYVHAFLDGRDVPPSSAKSFVEELEAKIAEIGIGRIATIAGRYYAMDRDKRWERLEKAYAALVYRTGEHAPSGIQAIEQAYEQGQTDEFVLPTVIDGCGDCGIKASDGVIFFNFRPDRARQLTRAFVDQDFSGFERTNGFIPLHFATMTQYDETLPVQVAYKPQYLKNTLGEVFAQAGLKQLRIAETEKYAHVTFFFNGGEEKPSVGEERILISSPKVATYDLKPSMSAVEVTDKVIQEIKAGQYDLIILNYANCDMVGHTGVFPAAVEAVGVVDTCVGRLVDAMRNVGGITCITADHGNAEIMVDPVTGEPFTAHTTNVVPFIMVSEHHRSDHLRPGILADIAPTILELAGMTVPAEMTGTSLIEKANQ
- the eno_2 gene encoding enolase, producing the protein MTIITDVFAREIMDSRGNPTVEVDVVLEDGSLGRAAVPSGASTGIFEAVELRDGDKGRYLGKGVLKAVENVNSIIAPELIGFDALDQVGIDQTMLELDGTANKNKLGANAILGVSMAVAKAAAASLGMTLYQYLGGFNSKQLPVPMMNILNGGQHADNNVDIQEFMVMPVGATSFAEALRMGAEVYHSLKSVLKGRGLSTSIGDEGGFAPNLTSNEQALEVIMEAINKAGYKPGEQIALALDVASSEMFKDNKYHLEGEGLVKTAAELVDFYADLVEKYPIISIEDGMAEDDWEGWALITERLGGKIQLVGDDLFVTNTERLSRGIEAKVANSILVKVNQIGTLTETFDTMEMAKRAGYTCVVSHRSGETEDSTIADIAVAVNAGQIKTGAPARTDRIAKYNQLLRIEEELGATAQYFGRKVFYNLK
- the pgk gene encoding phosphoglycerate kinase, which translates into the protein MALFGGIRMDKKSLRDVSVSGKRVFIRVDYNVPMDKAGNITNDARIQATLPTLKYLLDNHASIVIGSHLGRPKGQPVAEFSLAPVAKRLAALLGKEVKFAPDCIGPVSTVMAQSLKPGEVLLLENLRFYKEEEKNDPKFSSELAGLADIAVNDAFGVSHRAHASVEGITKFIPAIAGLLMEKEITFLGQAVTNPTRPFVAIIGGAKVSDKIGVIDNLLSKVDTLIIGGGMANTFIAAQGYKTGKSLVEADKLELARELIAKAQAKGVNLLLPTDVVIADKFAPDAAYKTVGIDAIDEEWMALDIGPDTAAKYAAALTDAKTVVWNGPMGVFEIDAFAKGTEAVAKAVADSSATSIVGGGDSIAALEKTGLSAKISHISTGGGASLEFLEGKVLPGIAALASK
- the gapA gene encoding glyceraldehyde-3-phosphate dehydrogenase 1 translates to MATKVGINGFGRIGRNVFRAALNNPAVDIVAVNDLTDAKTLAHLLKYDSIHGILDAEVSVDGSNIIVNGKAVQVLAEREPAKLPWKDLGVEVVVESTGRFTDREKAAAHLEAGAKKVIISAPAKNEDITIVMGVNEDKYEAASHHVISNASCTTNCLAPFAKVLHEKFGIKRGLMTTVHAYTNDQQILDLPHKDLRRARAAGMSIIPTTTGAAKAVALVLPELKGKLNGFAMRVPTPNVSVVDLVAELEKSATAEEINAALKAAAEGELKGILAYTEEPLVSKDFNGNPNSSIIDALSTMVIEGNMVKVVSWYDNEWGYSNRVVDLIGFLAKKGL